Genomic window (Candidatus Ozemobacteraceae bacterium):
GTATCGCTGTCTCGCGCTCGTCGCCCTCGTCGCCGTCGTGACGTCGCTCTTGGCCGGTTGTGGCGGCGGAGGAGGAGGTGGCGGCGGCTCCAACCCGGTCGCCGCGACGGACACGACTGGCACTACTGGAACCACGGGAACGACGACCGCCGCCGATCTCGCCGCCGTGACTCCGTTCACAAAGCAGGTCGACCAGTTCGTCGTCAGTTACCAGAATTACCAGCCGCTTCTGGGAGCCACGAGCGATTCGCCATTCGCCGCCAATGTGAAGGCCAGTATCGCGCGGGGTATTCGATCCTGGACGTGGGATGCAACGAATACCGGATATTACTGGAACTATTATATTCCCGGATACCTGGAAGCCTGTTCGATTATCGTCTTCACATTTTATGACGACAGTTACAATCATTACCCGTATCTGGACAGTTCGCCCCTCGTAAGCAAGTTCGGTGCTTGCTCGATGATCAACTATTACGAGGGCTCAAGCCTGGTTTCGTTGACCGAAAACTATATTTTCGAGGGCATCAAGAACCCCTCCCAGATCACCGTCACGGGGTATGCCGAAGGAAACGCCAACAATGCTCGGGTCGTGCGGCTTGATCTGAACCAGGTCGTCGTGAACTCGAGCAAGCAGTATCCCCTGAGTGGAACCCTTCAGCTGAACGTCTCGGGACAGGGAACGGCGAGCATCACCTTCAACGGCACGAACATCGTCACCCTCAGCGCTCTCATGACGAACGGCGAGACAAAGAGTGTCAAATACGATCTCGCCACCGCCAAAGCCCTGGCTTCCCGGAGGCCTTTCGAAAAGTAAGATTCACCGAAACAGTCTCACGCAAGAGAGTCGGGCTTGGGCCTGGCTCTCTTATGCTTTTTCATATCGAATCGAATACAAATGCCGCCGCAGGGCAGGCGCATCGATTTTCACAACCGCTGAATCACAGCGCCCTTTCGATCTGATTCTCGTTCCTCCTCATCTCACAAGGGACACGACAATGTGCTCGCATACAAGATACCGTTCGTGCTGAGGTATCGAAGCACGAAGTGTCTCTCGCCCTTCGATACTTCAGGGCGAACGATCGGTTAGTATGCGGCAGGTCTTGACGTCGTTCGCGTTTGCCGTGCTTCAGGCAAGAGCCCTCCACGAAAAAGTGAGGAAAACGATTTGACATGATCTTCGTTCCCTTCGAGGGCAGGGTGGTGTACCTTGGGTGCAAGATGGTTCGAGGTTCTCAACGCGGTTCAGGGGAGGAGACGATCATGATGCGACGCCTGATGACGCTGGGTGGGTTCGCCCTAGCCGTGGTGGGCTTCCTGCTCTGGCGGTCGTGGGGAACGGTCGATGCGGCACGGCACCCGCTCGGTTCGGGGCCTGACACCCTGCATGCCTTTTCCCTGCCCCTGCTCGACGGCACGCCCGTGGCGCTTGCCTCGTATTCCGGGCAGATTCTGCTCGTCGTCAACGTTGCGAGCCGGTGTGGCTTCACGGGCCAGTATGCCGGCCTGCAGCGCCTGCACGAACGGTTTGCGGCACGCGGGTTTTCCGTCCTGGGTTTTCCCAGCAACGATTTTCTCGGCCAGGAGCCCGGCACCAACGCCGAGATCGCTTCGTTCTGTCGCGCGAGTTACGGGGTCACCTTCCCGGTGTTCGCCAAAATTTCCGTCAAAGGGGCCGATCAGCACCCGTTGTACGGCTTCCTGACCGACGATGTGCACCACCCGGGCTTCGGCGGGGCCATCTCCTGGAACTTCAACAAGTTCCTCGTCGATCGCGCCGGCAAGGTCATCGGCCGCTTCGGCAGCCGCGTCGAGCCGGAGAGCGACGAGATCGTTGGCGCCATCGAGCGGGCGTTATGCCGATAAAAAAGCCCTCAGTCAGCGTTTCCCATTCATTATCGGGATTGTGTTTTCAATCAGTTAAATGTAAAATAAGAGAACATAAAAATGGGAGAGCCTCGCAGATGCCGGTAATTTCAATGTTTTATGGCATAATCGTTGCAATGTACTTTCTTGATAACAAGAAACACAAATTACCCCATATTCATGTAAAGTTCCAGGATGATGAGGCAGTGATTTCAATTCCTGATGGGCAAATTCTTGAAGGGCAAATTCCGAACAATAAAATGCGGCTTGTCCTAGCCTGGATTGAGATTCATAAAGATGAATTAATGGCTGATTGGGACCTCGCTTCAAGGGGCGAAAATCCATATAAAATTGAGCCCTTAAAATAGTATGAATCCAAGAATAAAAAGTGTAAAGGCGAATCAAGACTATACCCTGAATCTGTTTTTCGAAAATGGTGAAGAGAGGGTTTTTGATTGTCGGCCCTACTTGGATATTGGAGTCTTTAAAGAATTAAAAGAATTACCTTATTTTTTTAAAGCAACTGTTCAAATGGGCACTGTTTCATGGCCCCATGAACAGGATTTCTGCCCTGACACACTATATATCGAGTCAAAAGCAATAAAGTCTGTATAGCTGAAAACCTTTCGGCGTCCGCTCATCGCTGGCGTTGGGCCCTGCCCGATGACCCGACAAGGGGGGAATCGACCCCGGCCTCTGCGCTTGCTCCTGTTCTGCCTGGTTTGAGTTACACTCGGTCATCGAGATGGTGTCCGGGCCCCCTGGGAAAGGATCCCGTTATCATCGACGGAGTCATGGAGAATACGATATGAGTGAGAATATTTTGGGAATGCCGCCGGCGGAGCTGGCGAGCGCGGTGAAGCATGAGGCGGCAACGCTGTTTCCGGAGTGTCTGAATCTGCTGGGGGACTCGATCGCCATCGAGTCATTCACCGGGCGGGAACGGGGGCAGGCGGACCTGCTTCTCGCGTATTTCGACGGGCAGGGGATCCCGGCGTGCCGGCTTCCGCGGGGCGGCGTACTGGCGCTGGTCGTTCCGCCGGAGATGAAGCCCGAGATGGGGGCCGGCGGCGATTCGGCGCGGCTCGAACGGATCAAAACGGCCGTAGAACGTGCGAGAACGGCAGGGATGCCGGTGATGGCGTATGACGGCCACATGGATGTCGTCGAGGCGGGCGACCTGGTCGCCTGGAGCGTGCCGCCGTTCACGATGACGCGGCGCGACGGGAAACTCTACGGGCGCGGCACGTGCGACATGAAGGGGGCGGTCGCGGCGATGGCCGTCTCGCTCGTGGCGAGCGCGCGGCTGTCGGCATCACACCCGCTGCAACAGGCTATTCTCGGGTGTTTCGTGACCGAGGAGGAGGGCGCCGAGGGGCTGGCCCTGGCCGAGATCATTCGTGACCTTGGTATTCGGCCTGACTGGGTGCTGCTCGGCGAGCCGTCGCAGCTCGAGATCGCGCGCGGCCAGCGCGGAAAGATGCAGTTCGTCATTCGCGCCCGCGGCCGCCGGGCCCACACGTCGGTTCCCGAAGTGGGCGACAACGCGGCCTACAAGCTGGCCCGGGCCGCGATCGAGGTCGGGGAGCTCGACCGCGAGGAATACACGCGCGTCGGTCCTTCGCCGGAGCGTGTCCTGGAGCGGTCGACGCTCGTCGTCACGACGCTTCGCACCGAGCCGTTCACGACCAGCAGCGTTCCCGATGGCGCCGCGGCCGACGTCACAGTCAGGCTCGCGGCCGGTCAAGACTACGAGTCGATCGTTGCCCGCCTGAAGGGCCGGCCCGGCTGGCCCGACGTCGAGATCGAGCCCGTCGTCTACCGCGGCCCGTCATACACGAACAAAGTCGCCGACTGGCCCTCGATCCATCTCGCCTGGGAAACACCGCGGGACCATCGATTTACCGAACTG
Coding sequences:
- a CDS encoding glutathione peroxidase, which produces MHAFSLPLLDGTPVALASYSGQILLVVNVASRCGFTGQYAGLQRLHERFAARGFSVLGFPSNDFLGQEPGTNAEIASFCRASYGVTFPVFAKISVKGADQHPLYGFLTDDVHHPGFGGAISWNFNKFLVDRAGKVIGRFGSRVEPESDEIVGAIERALCR
- a CDS encoding DUF4160 domain-containing protein: MPVISMFYGIIVAMYFLDNKKHKLPHIHVKFQDDEAVISIPDGQILEGQIPNNKMRLVLAWIEIHKDELMADWDLASRGENPYKIEPLK
- a CDS encoding DUF2442 domain-containing protein encodes the protein MNPRIKSVKANQDYTLNLFFENGEERVFDCRPYLDIGVFKELKELPYFFKATVQMGTVSWPHEQDFCPDTLYIESKAIKSV
- a CDS encoding M20/M25/M40 family metallo-hydrolase, whose amino-acid sequence is MSENILGMPPAELASAVKHEAATLFPECLNLLGDSIAIESFTGRERGQADLLLAYFDGQGIPACRLPRGGVLALVVPPEMKPEMGAGGDSARLERIKTAVERARTAGMPVMAYDGHMDVVEAGDLVAWSVPPFTMTRRDGKLYGRGTCDMKGAVAAMAVSLVASARLSASHPLQQAILGCFVTEEEGAEGLALAEIIRDLGIRPDWVLLGEPSQLEIARGQRGKMQFVIRARGRRAHTSVPEVGDNAAYKLARAAIEVGELDREEYTRVGPSPERVLERSTLVVTTLRTEPFTTSSVPDGAAADVTVRLAAGQDYESIVARLKGRPGWPDVEIEPVVYRGPSYTNKVADWPSIHLAWETPRDHRFTELLRAAASSVRRAVPPDKIWPFSTDGVLSAGEEKIPTLGYGPGREDACHIVDEWVAERDVADALVVYSLLPFMK